CCACGCCAAGTGGCTCAAGACGATGGTCCGCTCGCGATATCCGTTGCAGGGCAAGCTCGTGCTCTTCTGGCACGACCACTTCGCCACGAGCAACGCCAAGGTCGATAACCTGCCCACGATGGGCGTCCACATCGACCTGATCCACACGCACTGCAAAGGCGACTTCAAAGCATTCGTCAAGGCGATGAATCGCGACTCCGCGATGATCTTGTTCCTCGACACCAGGCGCAATCTTAAAGAGAGCCCGAACGAGAACTACGCGAGAGAGTTGCAGGAGCTGTTCACTCTCGGCGTCTATGATTTCGCCGGCAATCCCAACTACACCCAGCAGGATGTCGTGCAGATCGCGCGAGCCTTCAGCGGCTGGCACGACTGGGGCTTCCGGGACTACGAACACGACTATCAGTCCGAATTCCTGGCCGCGCGCGGCCCGAAGGTGATTTACCAGAGTACAGGCGGTTTCGGACCGGGCGGCGCTGCGTTCGACGTCGATGGTGAGGGACCGCAGGAGATCGATGCCGTAACCGACATCATCTTCGAGCATGTCGATGGGGACGGGAAACACACCGTCGCGCGTCGGATGACTCGCCGGCTCTTCGAATATTTCGCGTACGAGATCCCGGACCCGATCGATCAGGATCATGTTGGCATGATCGACCAGCTCATCGACGAATCGGGGTTCGCATCGTCATGGGACATCGCAGCGCTCCTCCGCGCGATGTTCGTCCACGACCGGTTCTACGAGACGGCCGCGCCGGCGCCATTCGTCGAGACTACCCGCAAATCGGTCAGGTGGCCGGTCGATTACGTGGTGACCGCGCTGCGACTGCTCAGCGCACGCCTGGACAAACAAGGGAACGAGAGGGTTCGCGGGCAGCTTTCGAAGATGGGTCAGGTGCTTCTCGAACCGCCGAGCGTGTTTGGATGGGAATGGGAGCTCGGCTGGATCGGCAGCGCAGCATTGCTCGCGCGCTATGACTTCGCGTCGTACCTGACCTCTATCGACGAAGACGGACGGCACACCTTCCGACCGGAACGGCAACGCGTGCTCGTCGATGGCGAGTCGGTGCGCCTGAGCTCCCTGACGGATCCCGCTGGGATTGTCCGTGCCGCAGCAGACATACTCGGTGTCCCTGA
The sequence above is drawn from the Candidatus Limnocylindrales bacterium genome and encodes:
- a CDS encoding DUF1800 family protein — translated: MGNANTILDPVSARHLLRRTGFGARPADVQAILDRQLTRGQAVDELMAFESKPIGLGGYYVEKIHAKWLKTMVRSRYPLQGKLVLFWHDHFATSNAKVDNLPTMGVHIDLIHTHCKGDFKAFVKAMNRDSAMILFLDTRRNLKESPNENYARELQELFTLGVYDFAGNPNYTQQDVVQIARAFSGWHDWGFRDYEHDYQSEFLAARGPKVIYQSTGGFGPGGAAFDVDGEGPQEIDAVTDIIFEHVDGDGKHTVARRMTRRLFEYFAYEIPDPIDQDHVGMIDQLIDESGFASSWDIAALLRAMFVHDRFYETAAPAPFVETTRKSVRWPVDYVVTALRLLSARLDKQGNERVRGQLSKMGQVLLEPPSVFGWEWELGWIGSAALLARYDFASYLTSIDEDGRHTFRPERQRVLVDGESVRLSSLTDPAGIVRAAADILGVPDLLTSDEHDALVAYLSDDGLNATIDLNDEQTLNEKLYGLFALMLQCPGYHVH